ATCACACTGAGCACTGGAGCCCCCCAGGGCAatgtgctcagtccactgctgttcaatATGCTGACTCTCGACTGTGCGGCAGCTCACAGTTCTAACCACATCGTGAAGTTTTCTCATAACACTACTGTGGTTGGTCTAATCAGAAAAAACAAtgagtcagcatacagagaggaaGTGTGACGACTGACACGCTGGTGTAATGTCAACGACCTACATCTGAATGTGGACTAACACACGCTGCATCCAAAAAGCCACTAGCACTTTATCTGACCCCACACACCACCTGTTCTCTCTGCTCGAAGAAGACACTGCAGCATTCGGGCCCTCACAGCCAGACCGGGCCATCAGATTCAGAACCaaacagacccacacacacacacacacacacacacacaatacccACGTGGACCCACAAACACAGAACCATTCACACACAtggccccacacacacacacacacacacccacacacctatgggggccataggagggcaacaacccagcagcaggactgctacctctcCTCCACCGTGCAAGGAGGAATAGGAGGAGCagtgccagagccctgcaaaatgacctccagcaggccactaATATCCATGTTTCTGCTCAAACTATCAGAAACAGACTCCATAAGGggggtatgagggcctgacgtccacaagTGGGGCTTGTGCTTTCAGCCAAACACCATGCAGGGCaattggcatttgccagagaacaagATCAGCAGATTCACCActgtcaagtcaagaggcttttactgtcagtccatctctgtacaagtacacagtggagtgaaattatgctcctccaggaacatcacggagcaacaaggaacacaGAGTACAAAGTGTGAATGTGCAGACATCATGGGCAAACAagaaattaaactagaaacaataaatacgataaattagacacagtaaacagacagtgcagcagacacagcactcattctggacatgaggttgtggaataaggtgcagagatattaacctgctgtgatctgagagtcacgcagtcagatgacagacagaaacacagcagatACTGAGGCAGAAAAAGCAgagtaaacagtgaaaacacagagtAGCAGTAATGATCCAGATGGTGCAGGTAGAGCAGAACTGCGGCCCTCGGGACGATAGTTTGTGGCCCCGCCTCAATATGAAAGTTTAATGTTAGCGCGGCCCGCAAGTTTGATATGATTGGCActtttcagtgttgtgtgcGGAGCTGAACGAACCTATCAATCACGGTGGGATATATTCAGGGTGCGATTTGCCGGTGGGGATGGTGGGGACTCCCCCCCCCTCTGGTTTACACGTCCCGCCCTCTGCTGAATTATTTTTATCCTCCTATGATCTGTGCATCAGCGCTTGTATAGCCGGGTCAGCGTCTCAGCTCCATGCACAGCGCTGCGTGTGCATATTCAGACAGGAACAGGGAAACCGCTGAGGTGTGTTGCTGTGGGCGTGTCTGTACCTGCTGAATGTAACCGCCGTGAAACAACCAggaaactttttatttctctgattaataacagctttatcGAGGGCggtgcgctctctctctgctgttactctatgtctctctaccaaagcgctctctctctctctcaaataaaaCTTTCGGCCCGAATTCAATTTTCCCTCTATTGATGTAAACAACGtgaagtgaggagagagagacgggcgGCGGCTCCTTCCCGACCCAGggcttctctctccctccgatCCGCCGGAATAGAGAAGCACCGTCTCAGTGTTCCGAGTTCCTCAAAATAGGATCTATATCATgaattaaaattgtatttttaaaattgtattttatttaaaaactatattttttaaGTTCACGTTCTAACTTAAACTGTGgtgtttttcacaaatttaacaatttttaaaaaaaaaagaactgttaatacagacatttgaatctgaataataataattacatttctcTAGTCAGCAACTATATGTGGTTTCTTCAGTGTTCTATAtctgctgtattattattattattagtagtagtatcattattattttcattttatttatttattactgattgattttattttttttttttatgaattgttaatttatttattttttcatcttattttgtgttaaaaaataaaaataaagacatttgaTAACATTGGAATGTTTTTGTAAGAGCTTTTCTTGTGGAAAACCTGATGCGGCCCAGCCTCACCCAGACTCTACCTCCAGCGGCCCTGATACTGATCAAATGAAGACACTGATAAAATTAAGATATCCATCAAATGAAGACACTGATAAAATGAAGACACTGATCAAATGAAGATACTGATAAAATGAAGACATTGATCAACTGAAGACATTGATAATGAAGATATTGATCAAATGAAGACACTGATAAAATGAAGATACTGATAAAATGAAGTCACTGATAAAATGAAGATACTGATAAAATGAAGACATTGATCAACTGAAGACACTGATAATGAAGATATTGATAAAATGAAGATATTGATCAAATGAAGACACTGATCAACTGAAGACATTGATAATGAAGATATTGATAAAATGAAGATGCTGATAAAGTGAAGATATTGATCAAATGAAGACACTGATAAAATGAAGATACTGATCAAATGAAGACACTGATAAAATGAAGATACTGATAAAATGAAGACATTGATCAACTGAAGACATTGATAATGAAGATATTGATAAAATGAAGACAGTAACATCACGCAGCACTGACTACATCAACTTCTGCATGTAGTTGCCTCCATGACTGTCCAATGCTTTCCAACAACAAACCCTGGGTCACCAGTGACTTAATGTCTCTGCTGAACCAGAAAAAAGAGCATTTATGGCAGGAGACAGGGAGGATCTGAAGAGGGTACAAAAGGAGCTTCAATTAAGAAGACCTCAATTAAGAGGGCCAAATAGGAGTACGAGTCCAAACCGAGAAACAAACTAGAGCTGAATGTCACTCGGGATGTCTGGAGAGGCCTAAAAGACATCACTGGCTTCAACCAGCGCAGCCCTGTTCCAGCAGAGGGAGGGTGTGAATGGGCGAATGAGTTGAACCAGTTCTCTGTGTGGTTTGACGACGGCGCCTCTCCTGCTCCACTGTGTCTGTTCCCTATGCAGATTAACACTCTTACACAACTACACCATGGGTCATCCACAGCCTCGCCTTCCCCCACCACAGCCAGTCACACCTGTGACCATCAGCAACCACTGTCTGCCATGGAAACCTCTCACCCTCCCCCCACAACTGGAACATGCACTGATGATACATTCATTGCTGATCAGGTGAAGGTTGAactgaaaaactccagcagagcGAAGCAGGTGGACCTGATGGCGCTGAAGGTGCAGCTAAACATCAGTAAGACTAACGAGACGGCGCTGGACTAAGGAGATGGTGCTGGACTTTAGGAAGTCCAGACCTGCCTTGTCACTATTGATTGtgttgatgtggtggtggtcaGGAcctacaaatatctgggtgtgcacTTGGGCACcaagctggactggagctgtaaCTTTCGCAGGGTACAAGAGAGGCCAAAGCCGtctttacttcctgaggagCCTGAGGTCTTCTGGTGTGGCTCTAAGCTCCTGTGCACTCCAGTCTGCTGTAGCGAATGCTCTATTCTATGCTGTGGTGttctggggcagcagcattaacaacagtgctctgaacaaaatgaacaaactgattaggaaggctggctctgCTGTAagagtcaagctggactctttggaggttGTAGCAGAACAGCAGACGCTCAACAAGCTGTTGACAACACCTGGACAACACCTCACGCCCTCTGCCTGCTACACTGGATGAACGGAGAAGCTCGTTAAGTGGCGTGTGTTCCAGCTGCGCTGTGTTTAAGAGCCATGTGAGATCTTTCATACCTACTGCTATACGGCTCCACAGCAAGTCTCCCTACTGCAGAGAcagtactgatctcctgctgtctgcaCTGAGCTGAGCCACATCACTGCATCTCCTCTCTGATCAATACTCACTGTGCAGTCTATCACAGCCACTGCTGTAACCACACATTCACTGCACTTTACACTGCAGTACTGGTGCAGCTCAGAGTCAGTGACGTCTATAGTCTGTGCTGTTAGACCTCCTCACAGcgcctgctgtctgtaaacacagccaatctCTCAATCGTcatgtgaatatgtaaatagatactttatacttttttatttctcttgtactttaacttctgtctagatttatttctgtttgtatttttctgcatagtttgtgAGTTTATGTGTGATTATATGTCTCGCTACGTAAACACGGCAATTTCCCTCCAATAAacgtatctatctatctatctatctatgggGTGTGGGTGTGTTCTTGTAATACTATACTTGTGAGGACCATATGAAATATCTGTGAGGACAGGCTGTGTTGTTTTCACCACAATTACTTCATTTGAAAACTAAAAGACTGGCTTTTGGATACTGAGGAAACACgtaaagaggaattccagttattgtttctacatttttgaaaaatgaaagaattaagaaataaacaaagtcattcagagtgtttgatATTTAATGCTCTGTTCCAGAGAATCagtcagaatagttcacagtagtggtgataggaaccagacatctgaagagtttataCCCTTTAAACATCTGGATCCTATCACACAAAAAATTTCCACTTAATAtcagaacatttatttatttatatatttatttattttccatcatcaacattcatataagctcagaagactcgtgtaggttctctggtggttctggatggtaaataaagtgtctgtatctgtgttgtagtcatggcaacgcctggttcccatcaccaccactgtaaagaccaaaccctctgaatctctgattacacctcacacactgagttatggagAAATTACTGAAACATggtggaatttccttttaacTATCTAACTAACTAACTATAACACAGACCTTTGATCTTTCACAAAATACTATAACACAGATtatacacactggccactttattagaaacgctggGAGCTTCAGTCTCTCATTAAAGCCCAGCATgatggagctacaaggtttaTACTCTAAATACTAAACAACTGAACACTGATTTGTAGATTTCTAACTGATATGAGGTCAATTATTCATCAGttattaaatgttaataaacattATATTAATGTAGATGAACACTCACAGAGCTTTCCTGCAGACAGTCAGAGCTGGGATCAGTCTCCTATAACCCTCCTCTGATGTGATGTACTTCTTCAGGTCCAGCTCATCCAGAACCTCCCCTGAGTTCAGGAGCATATAGACTAGTGCTGAACACAGTCCAAGAGAGAGATGCTCCAGAGAGTAATACCATCTtgagtgtccctctgagtttaGATACTCCTGGAGCTTTCTGGATACTGACTGGTCATTCATCTCCgacagacagaggaacagatTGATGAATCTCTCAGTGGAGATtggatatttttctttttcaaaatcaaATTGAGTCCAAGCGTCTCCTTCGATTAAAGCCGGGATGTAACGTCTGGTTTCCTCTGTGCTAAACTGTGTTGGGGTCAGTAGACCCTGTAGGCATCTCTGATTGGACTCCAGTGAGATGCCCAGCAGGAAACGGAGGAAAAGATCCAGGTGTCCATTCTGACTCTTTACTGCTTTAATCACGGCTCCCTTCAGCACCTCATCCAGTGAATCATTCTCAGACCTCTTTCTGCTTTGATGTTTAAACATCTCCAGTTCCTCCATCTTCTTGTTCTGGTAGCAGTGAAACACATAAACAGCAGCCAGGAACTCCTGAAAGCTCAGATGAACAAAGCTGTAGACCTTCCTCTGCTGAAATGGAGTTTCCTCTTTAAAGAACCCAGTGAAAATCCCAGAGTACACTGAGGCCTCGGTAACATCAATGCTGCTCTCTCTCAGGTCCTCTTCATAGAACATCACATTGCCCTTCATCAGCTGTTTGAACGCCAGTTCAGCCAGTTTCAGAAGAATGGTTTTGTTGGACTGCAGCAGGTTCTTTGTATCTTTCTGAGGAGTTTTATTATCCTTTTCCCTCTTTGTTTCCATCTGAATGGTCAGAAAGTGTGCGTACATTtgtgttaatgatttaagttcTTTTGTATTGCGATTTTTCATGATGTGCTGAAGAACTGTGTATGTGATCCAACAGAAGACCGGTATGTAGCACATGATGTAGAGGGTCTTTGACTTTTTAATGAGCAAGATCATTTCATCAGCATCCTGGTCACCGATTCTCTTCCTGAAGTATTCCTCCTTCTGCTGGTCAGTGACAAATCCTTGTACTTCAGTCACCAGGTGGATGTGCTTTGAGGGGATCTGATCTGCAGCTGCAGGCCTGGAGGTGATCCAGACACGAGCAGATGGAAACAGGGTTCCTGTGATGAGGCTTGTTACCAGCACATTAACACTTGCCTTCTCTGTTACTGCTGATATTTTCTTCTGGTCAAAACTCAGTGGACTTCTGAATTCATCCAGTCCATCAAAGATGAAAACACACTTACATTCACCATCAAAAAGCCCAGTTTCGTTTAAGGGTTGCTGCTCTGGGTAGACGTGATGAAGTAGTTCAGGAAGGCTGTATTCTTTATCTTTCAGAAGATTCAGCTCTCGGAAAGgaataataaagacaaaatcGATATCTGCATTGGATTTTCCTTCAGCCCAGTCTACAGCAAACTTCTGAACAGAGACTGTTTTCCCAATTCCAGCTATTCCCAGTGTCAGCACTTTTTTAACATGTTTGCTTCCACTGAAAACCTCACTGAACTTGATTGCAGCATCTGTGGCAGCATGTCTCGCTGGTCTGGCTTCAATTTGAATCACCTCATGATCCGTGTTCACTCCTCCTGTCCAGTCCTCCACGATATACAGCTCAGTGTAGATGTCATTCAGAAGATTGTGCTTCCCTTTTGCTGCGGTTCCCTCATATAACGTTGCGTATTTCTCTTTGATTTTTGATTTGAGGTACTGATTCTCTGCTCGTCTCTGTGCATCTGCAGAATAGAAATAAAGCCTCACGTTATAAAAGATCCCACATCACAGATAATTAGAGATAATAACACTGCCGTTTCCTGCTCGTCTTCCAGTAGTTTTAACATGTACAGTCTGTCgatgacaaacaaaaaaacctgcCTCTAAACTTTAGACAAAACAATTAGGCTCTCTCCAACCCATGAGACGTGGGCTTGTGTCTGTTACAGCTTTAATATCTTTTAATATCTGTATTGACGTGTTTCCCAATTCTAGACTGAATGCTTGCAGTTGTGAAATTACAAATTTAGTCAAATTAATTAAAGACATATTTAGAGATTGTTTGCGGTGTCTTGTAAAGACGCTGCTGTTAcgtatttacaaaaatgacatttgttaaaaacaaacaacaaaaaggaATAAAACACCTTCATCTTGAGCAGCAGTCAATCACAACCAGTCTGTATGCTCCTTTAATATGATTTAACTGTACATTTATAATCAGCCTAAACCAGCTTTCATCATTTCCTGCTCTAAGACTGTAAAACACATCATTTGAACGTTTGAGATTTAAATTCAATGAAATTGCTGCGTTATTACTCACTTTGCTTTAATTCAATCATCAGTCCTTACTTGgcttatttattacttattctGCTTGTTACTTATTGCTTGCTTTGTATAAGTGTTATTGGTTGAACTGATGAAACATTCATTACAGTGTATGAGAACAATAATCAACAACCCCTCAGTTCTACTGAAACGGCTGATGACAAACGGGAGTCTGGGCATCTCATGCGTGTTTTTCCTGAAATGACACTTTTCTGTGTACGTAGTCAGGAGCAGTTCTCAATAGACGCACATGATAAATCACGTTCTATACATAATGCATTTGTGAGGTGTTCACAGGAAACTGGGCATGAGCACAGTTCATAAATGAGAGCCCTGGCGTTAAGCTGTTGGCAATAGGCAGCTTGATATGCTACATCACTGTGTCTAAGCAGGAGATGGCATTATAT
This window of the Pygocentrus nattereri isolate fPygNat1 chromosome 2, fPygNat1.pri, whole genome shotgun sequence genome carries:
- the LOC108413596 gene encoding NACHT, LRR and PYD domains-containing protein 12-like isoform X1, translated to MEKADGRDTEGRMVESYGRNGAVEMMKQKELTEEPRSDLRGDGAERTVPVTSDRVETARDQTSLQQTISAQNSTVCSINFTGTNFASTPTINVCIGAGSSQKDAQRRAENQYLKSKIKEKYATLYEGTAAKGKHNLLNDIYTELYIVEDWTGGVNTDHEVIQIEARPARHAATDAAIKFSEVFSGSKHVKKVLTLGIAGIGKTVSVQKFAVDWAEGKSNADIDFVFIIPFRELNLLKDKEYSLPELLHHVYPEQQPLNETGLFDGECKCVFIFDGLDEFRSPLSFDQKKISAVTEKASVNVLVTSLITGTLFPSARVWITSRPAAADQIPSKHIHLVTEVQGFVTDQQKEEYFRKRIGDQDADEMILLIKKSKTLYIMCYIPVFCWITYTVLQHIMKNRNTKELKSLTQMYAHFLTIQMETKREKDNKTPQKDTKNLLQSNKTILLKLAELAFKQLMKGNVMFYEEDLRESSIDVTEASVYSGIFTGFFKEETPFQQRKVYSFVHLSFQEFLAAVYVFHCYQNKKMEELEMFKHQSRKRSENDSLDEVLKGAVIKAVKSQNGHLDLFLRFLLGISLESNQRCLQGLLTPTQFSTEETRRYIPALIEGDAWTQFDFEKEKYPISTERFINLFLCLSEMNDQSVSRKLQEYLNSEGHSRWYYSLEHLSLGLCSALVYMLLNSGEVLDELDLKKYITSEEGYRRLIPALTVCRKALLVGCNLTKDSCETLCSALQSANSPLKELDLSNNNLQDSGVKLLSAGLKSSQCTLEKLRLAGCNLTKDSCEPLCSAVQSANSSLKELDLSNNDLQDSRVELLSAGLKSSQCTLEKLRLVTCNIGQKVCENLGSALQSANSSLKELDLSNNDLQDSGVELLSAGLKSSHCKLEKLGLSDCMVTVKGCSHLASALKSNPSHLKELDLRYNHPGESGVKMLSELKEDRHCALEILRVDHGGEIWMEPGVKKYAVRLTLDPNTVSRNLSLSEGNRKAMRVWNDKRFPFHRYQNYPDYPDYPDHPDRFGFCAQVLSVESLTGRCYWEVEWSGMSVDIAVSYRGIERKGGSCCNAIYSIGTGSYASIGGNECQFGRSNQSWCLTCCNDGHRPSTVCHNNQFTVLSARPSPSDRVGVYLDWDSGTLSFYTVSPDTHTLTRLYTFTTTFTEPLYAGIGVEGAYSGFGFDYKGASVRLCDIIIS
- the LOC108413596 gene encoding NACHT, LRR and PYD domains-containing protein 3-like isoform X2; translation: MEKADGRDTEGRMVESYGRNGAVEMMKQKELTEEPRSDLRGDGAERTVPVTSDRVETARDQTSLQQTISAQNSTVCSINFTGTNFASTPTINVCIGAGSSQKDAQRRAENQYLKSKIKEKYATLYEGTAAKGKHNLLNDIYTELYIVEDWTGGVNTDHEVIQIEARPARHAATDAAIKFSEVFSGSKHVKKVLTLGIAGIGKTVSVQKFAVDWAEGKSNADIDFVFIIPFRELNLLKDKEYSLPELLHHVYPEQQPLNETGLFDGECKCVFIFDGLDEFRSPLSFDQKKISAVTEKASVNVLVTSLITGTLFPSARVWITSRPAAADQIPSKHIHLVTEVQGFVTDQQKEEYFRKRIGDQDADEMILLIKKSKTLYIMCYIPVFCWITYTVLQHIMKNRNTKELKSLTQMYAHFLTIQMETKREKDNKTPQKDTKNLLQSNKTILLKLAELAFKQLMKGNVMFYEEDLRESSIDVTEASVYSGIFTGFFKEETPFQQRKVYSFVHLSFQEFLAAVYVFHCYQNKKMEELEMFKHQSRKRSENDSLDEVLKGAVIKAVKSQNGHLDLFLRFLLGISLESNQRCLQGLLTPTQFSTEETRRYIPALIEGDAWTQFDFEKEKYPISTERFINLFLCLSEMNDQSVSRKLQEYLNSEGHSRWYYSLEHLSLGLCSALVYMLLNSGEVLDELDLKKYITSEEGYRRLIPALTVCRKALLVGCNLTKDSCETLCSALQSANSPLKELDLSNNNLQDSGVKLLSAGLKSSQCTLEKLRLVTCNIGQKVCENLGSALQSANSSLKELDLSNNDLQDSGVELLSAGLKSSHCKLEKLGLSDCMVTVKGCSHLASALKSNPSHLKELDLRYNHPGESGVKMLSELKEDRHCALEILRVDHGGEIWMEPGVKKYAVRLTLDPNTVSRNLSLSEGNRKAMRVWNDKRFPFHRYQNYPDYPDYPDHPDRFGFCAQVLSVESLTGRCYWEVEWSGMSVDIAVSYRGIERKGGSCCNAIYSIGTGSYASIGGNECQFGRSNQSWCLTCCNDGHRPSTVCHNNQFTVLSARPSPSDRVGVYLDWDSGTLSFYTVSPDTHTLTRLYTFTTTFTEPLYAGIGVEGAYSGFGFDYKGASVRLCDIIIS
- the LOC108413596 gene encoding NACHT, LRR and PYD domains-containing protein 3-like isoform X3 gives rise to the protein MEKADGRDTEGRMVESYGRNGAVEMMKQKELTEEPRSDLRGDGAERTVPVTSDRVETARDQTSLQQTISAQNSTVCSINFTGTNFASTPTINVCIGAGSSQKDAQRRAENQYLKSKIKEKYATLYEGTAAKGKHNLLNDIYTELYIVEDWTGGVNTDHEVIQIEARPARHAATDAAIKFSEVFSGSKHVKKVLTLGIAGIGKTVSVQKFAVDWAEGKSNADIDFVFIIPFRELNLLKDKEYSLPELLHHVYPEQQPLNETGLFDGECKCVFIFDGLDEFRSPLSFDQKKISAVTEKASVNVLVTSLITGTLFPSARVWITSRPAAADQIPSKHIHLVTEVQGFVTDQQKEEYFRKRIGDQDADEMILLIKKSKTLYIMCYIPVFCWITYTVLQHIMKNRNTKELKSLTQMYAHFLTIQMETKREKDNKTPQKDTKNLLQSNKTILLKLAELAFKQLMKGNVMFYEEDLRESSIDVTEASVYSGIFTGFFKEETPFQQRKVYSFVHLSFQEFLAAVYVFHCYQNKKMEELEMFKHQSRKRSENDSLDEVLKGAVIKAVKSQNGHLDLFLRFLLGISLESNQRCLQGLLTPTQFSTEETRRYIPALIEGDAWTQFDFEKEKYPISTERFINLFLCLSEMNDQSVSRKLQEYLNSEGHSRWYYSLEHLSLGLCSALVYMLLNSGEVLDELDLKKYITSEEGYRRLIPALTVCRKALLVGCNLTKDSCETLCSALQSANSPLKELDLSNNNLQDSGVKLLSAGLKSSQCTLEKLRLAGCNLTKDSCEPLCSAVQSANSSLKELDLSNNDLQDSRVELLSAGLKSSQCTLEKLRLVTCNIGQKVCENLGSALQSANSSLKELDLSNNDLQDSGVELLSAGLKSSHCKLEKLGKLW